Genomic window (Macrobrachium rosenbergii isolate ZJJX-2024 chromosome 48, ASM4041242v1, whole genome shotgun sequence):
ACCCAACTGTACTTTTTgaaatttgcaataaataaaaactaaataattttgtattagtGGGACATATGCTGACAACAATTTTCAAGAGATCCAGTCATATCCCACTTGTGATACCAACACCTTGAATTCTTTGTTTTTAGACTACCCTACCCTTTCAGAACTGACATAACCAGCTCCATAAAGCCTATGGTCTGAACTTttgcatgaacacacacatatttgtataggTGAAGAAGTTCATTCTGGTAGCATATTTACCTATAAATCACATGCATCTTCCTAGGCTTTTGGATAAGTggcaaaaaaacagtacacaattATCCTAAAATATAGCCTGCGGCTGACCACTCAAGATAACCCACAGACACCTAATTTCTAGACTAACTTGAATTGTACATCACACTAACAAttcaatttatgaaatatatctgCAAAATGCAGATTCTGCAAATAAGCGAAGAATTATGATAAACTGAAATCTGATAATCTGTGGGGCTACTTCTTCATGATATTGGTAACAAaagtaaatgtgatatatattacGCATCTTAACATATAAAACtgctgaaataattaaaaaaaaaaatgctctccttaaattaacatattttaaaagaataagtcAATCCTTACCATCAAACCCCTTAGTCTTACTATATCTCCTGTATTAATTTGATCTAAAATATTTCTAACTTCAGGAGTGTTGGTTGTGAATACTTGCAGAAGAATATCCTTAATACAGCCATCTACAACAGGACAAGACTGGTCCGCAATACCAAACATCATGTGGAGTTTTCCAATCCGTGTTATCGAAGGATATTTAACAACTTCACTGACAACAGCCATAACATTGTATTTACTGCCAATTACACACTGCTTCAGAGGTGTGAATGTCTTTTCTGAAGTTGCATTTGCCATTCTTAAAGCACCATTGGTTTGAGGTGGATATAATTGTTCGGCTACACTGCCAGTGCATTCTCTAAAAAGCCATATTTGTGGCCTGAATCCTGCATATCCAGCATGAATACACAAAGGACACCATTTTTCAATTGCTCCTAAACCCATATATTTCCCAATTGCAGCATCAGAAAGCGCAATCCACAGTTTCTTGGAACTACCCCATTTCTTCATAATACAATCTATTGCTTCAGCATAGTCTTTGTAAAGGGTAACTCTTATGAGTTTTCCTTCCGAATCATCTgctatcactgaaaaaaaaataatgggtattaagcttataaaaatgtttttaagaaaaacaatagaaaaaatacaaggaaaagctgaagacaaatgaaaaattttcaaaacaatttgtAGTTTTcccaggtatacaaaccagaaccTTTTTTTAGGAAAATTCTTCAGCACCAGGTGGAAATGGTTGTTGAACTTGGTAATGAGGGTGTTAACTGGGGGTTAATGGGGAAGTGAGTCGGGGAATACCCTTCACTTGCCTACCATCACCAAGCACTTACAGCACCAGGAGGACCCTCTCTGGCAGATGCACCTGTCTGCTCCTATACTTGTTCCTGGGAGCAAGGAACATGATCAGTACTATTATGGTACCAAGCAAAACACCACCACAAGCTGAGGAAGACCTGTACTTAGAACAAAGTTCTGAGATGAAGTTGATCAACCTGTATGACTATTGTTTGTGATGACCAAACTAGTATAGAGTACAGGTGAACAGACATATGCAACCCTGGAGCTGGTGGTGAACTACAAGCAGAGTAGGGAGAGGCAAGATTGTATGGGAACAGATTAGCCTAGTATTAGCGCTTATTTGTGGAGACGTTAGCACGCAAACCTACAGCCTGCACAGTCACAATCCAAGGACCAAGCACACAGTGGACAAGCAGGCATTGCATTGCTGGCTACAACATGTATGTTTCTGACAAAACACATTTGGAAGATCCACAAGCAGTCCTCTTGCCAAAGATGAACTGGGCTGGGATGGGGCACTGAATGTGTTCAGCAATGCCAACAACTGATCAGTAACTTGCAGGTGTACAAAAGCTGCCTCGCCCAAAAGAGCACTCACTAGAAGCCCTGCTAAACTTTTTGCGAGGCCTCCTTGGacatcctttcttcttcctcctccaagaggatgaaaaacaggaggaggaggaagaggaagaactcttccaattcttcctcttcttggctCATACCTTGCTCATCTAAAACGCTGGTAGTCTGGTTGAGGCAGGAGCATCATCGTTGCTGTAGCTGATGAGAGAGGTGAGGCATCTTCAATAAAAGCCACTACCAATACAGGAAGGCCAACCTCCCTAGCAGTCAAAGAAACAGAAGCAACATCAGAAGCAGGAGAAAGAGCAACTTCTTTCTTAGTTGAAGCTAAATGGTGAAGAAACACTCAGAAAGAGGGACTTTCTGCAATGTTTAACAAAGGCCACATCTTTCAAAGATAATCTAGTGACAATGACTGCACATCTGGAATGTCAGAGGTATCAACAAGAACTGTCAAAAGAGTAGGGTACATGGGTCAATGTACTGCTAGGGGAGAGCTTACCATGGGTACCCAAGTGGTAGGTACTCTTCCCTCTGTATATATCACACCCCCTTTTCCAAGACCAAGTGGAAGCAGTGCACAAAAGCAGTACACAAACTTGGGGGTTCAGCAGAGGAGACTGGTGAATGCTTCCTACCCTTCTCCTTCCTATTATTATGAAAGACCAACCAGTGCACTCATTTCAGGGGAAAGGTGAGTACAAGACTTGtccttacaaaaattaaaaacctatGGGGATTGCAACGAACATGAAGTGCCCATACAAACGCTCCTGCCCTAACAACATCCTTGTTGTTAACTTCACTTCAAGTTagtgaaaacaaacaataacaaaaattaacaatcatatgaaagaaaatactcAAGTTCAACAAACAGTTTAGTGTTGCACAAGTAGATGGCTGAACAAAAAGTGCTTGGTGACAGCAGATGAGTGAGGGGTATTCCTCACTCACCTGCCAGAAGTTAActcaccttgttaccaagttcaatggCTGTTTTCAGCTTGCCCTGAAGGACACTCTTACATAACTAGCATCCCATGAATCCAATGGTTTCACTATATTTGTAAGAAagaattattacaataaaaataataactgtttcaCAGATACAAACTACTGGCCTGATAAGACCTTTCTTTGCCATTCTGAGAGTTAGACTAATAACACTTTGCTCTTCATTTTTggtgtattcttcttcttcttcctctttgtctTTAGCTTTGCCCATTTATATATGTGGTTGCTGTTTCCTACCAGCCTTCTCCACTTTCCTCTGTTCAATGCATCCTGACTCCTTATGCTATTTTATCCTTGCATCTAGCCCAGGGGTTGGCAAACTTCTGGAAAGTGCAGGCCAGACAGCTATGCAGTGTCTTGGAGGAGGGCCATGATATCTAATTTATTGTAAGGATCGCTCAATGCCTTAAACTAGTTAACAATTGTTACATAATTAGTGTCCAAGTGTTAAGTTGGCAGCCGGAATGACACCCTTAGCAGGTTATATGTGGCCTGCATGCCAGAGGTTGCCGACCCTTGATCTGGactttggtcttcctcttctcctttcctccaCCTCCATGCTCATAACCCTTTACCACAGGATCTTCTCTCCGCATAAAATAACCAAACCACTATAGTCGTCTTTCCTGGACCTTCTTTGATACTTCCCCTACCCTAACTGTTCTTATAAATTCATCTCTGATCCCATGTCTGCTTGTGACTCCACACACCATCTCAACATCATCTCTGCTACATCCAGTTTCAGTTCTTGAGCCGTCATCAGTCATGTCTCGGCTAGGTAAACCATCCCTGGTCTGACTACACTTTTGTAAAaccttttccttcaatttttgcACTAATCCTCCTGTCACACAATATCCCTGACAACCTTCTTCAGTTTATTCACACACCTTGTATTCTGTGGTTGATTTCTAAGTCCATACCTCCATTATCAGTCATGTTTGATCCTACATATTCAAAAATTCTGACTCTTCATGCTGTCCTGCCCCAATTTCACTGTTCGctatcttccttctcctcccatgCTCAACTCCTTCTCTAGTCGTCTATCAACACTATCTCATCAGCAAATAGGGCACTCCAAGGGACTTCCTCTCTGATATCTGATGTATTTACATCCATCACCAGATGCAAAGATGTAGGTGCTAAGCATTGATCCTTGATGAAGACCAACTATCACTTTGAACTTTTCTTTCCTTGGCACATGACTATACACTTTTTCTAATTCAATAAATACCAAGTGAAGTTCTTTCCGTTCTTCTCCATAGCTTGTCTTAAAGCAAACACAGTATCCACTGCGTCCTTCCATAACATGAACACAAACTGTTCATCACTTATTGTGGATTCTCCCCTCAATCTTTCTTCTTCAATTTTGGTGTAACTAGTAATTAAGAAGagtaacaaagagagaaagaaatgagaacCTACCCATTAAGATAAGACACAAAGGTGAATAACTCTGGAAAGTCTAGGTCCTCAAGGATGTTTTAATACAGGCAGGCACCGATTTACGACAGGGTTAGTTCTTGCATGCATGTTGTAAGTCAAATTTTGATGTAACTCAGTTTGCAATTCAGTATTCAGGTACATGAGGGCTCCCAATAGCCTAACTTCTTTTACCTACAGCATACCATGGTTTTATCATCATGAATATATtcttatacagcaactttcttaacAGTCTTGACAAGAGCACATTATATCCATTTGTTTTACAGCACTTAGAATTTAGtaaatttgcctttttacatTGTTATGTTCCCTTACCATGAATTGTATTTACAAAGCATTGTCATTCATATTGTGGTGTAGATAAGACTcttaatatgttatttttaaattaaattatcaaaaaggcaatataaatcaatcATCTGTTTTGCTGTGATCATCAATTTCCCATTTCACCTTGTAATATCACGAATGCCTTGTGTATGTAACTTACCtgtgtttatatctatatgtggcatttcatcaattATGACAACCTACACAAAGACCcaccatttagtttttttattaacttaactGAGTACCATGCTCATATAATTATATGGTACACAGAAGAATATTTTCTCACTGTTGATGTTATGTTTCATTTCACTAATTGATTTTCCTCAATGTTCTGTAACTTGCCCTACGTTTACATCCACGTTTTCATACACTTCAATGGTAAGCCAGTCATAACTGTGCCCAAAATAATATCAGTTTATCCTTATTTCAGTTGACTCTGATGAATATCACACTATAGTAactcagtacaggcagtcctcggttaatGGCGTctcggttatcggtgatccggttttatgagACTTGTCTAgtaacgaaaatcagcaatttttggcgctaAAATTATTTCTGATCGGCGCAGATATCCCGGTCTTCTGCCGTTTTCGTCGGgccgtcgaaaatcgtcaaaaatcatttcttttaatgctctgggtgcattgaaaaccaTGTAAACtggagttttacatcaaaaaccttcaaattatgattattctgccgttttggggccatatttcttccggaACATGCGATCGTAACTCctcgaacatgcgtcgtaaagccaggaaataatttctgatgaatatatttgaaaagcgtcgtaacctcggaacgtcgtaagccggaaccgtcgtaaaccggggactgcctgtacacatcttacagaggcgctgataaccgaaaattggcgattttcggcaccgataaccagattttcggttatcggcgatttttggttatcatcacaccatcagaacggaacccccaccgataacctgggactgccAGTACAGTATTGGAAACCACAAaaccattacaggcagtcccaggttaacagcgggggttctgttcccagccGAGCACCAATATAACCAAAAATCATTGTTAACtggaacatcacaataattatggtaataaatagtGTTTATGATGCTGTAAGTGCTGATAAACCGCTTAACGGCACCATTAACTGGTTACTGgcactgataaactgcttaccaccACCGATAAACAGCTTACCGGCACCAAAAGTCTGGTAAACGTCGTTagccaagcaccgtaaaaccggaaGCTGTTAACTGATACCGCCCATAAGTGGCGACTGCCTACTGATCTTTAGTCTGACCTAAACCAATCATCGTTTTGGCATAATGTTACATAACACTTTTTGCAATGTTTGCATATGTGGAGCACATGCTTTTGgtgatgtttattttcatatttactagAGTTTTTTCGAGCTCATTCTAAGAATGGTTATCAACCATAGTTTTTGCTAGGTAAATGTTATGAtgtattatcattttttactttatgaattcATCAAAACTGCCAACAAACTTTCTCACTGACTCTCCTGTTAACCAAACAATATGCaaactaaattttcttttgaaccttTTGACCATCAGTACTTGTGATGAATTCTTGTTGATATTCATCACCTGCAAGTTCCTTATGGGGTCTGAAACAAAGTTACAGCCTTTGCCTGAATAGTAATGAGGCTTAATAGTATCTGTTTTACAATCTGGTCTTATATCCACACCATTGATAACTGTTCCATTTCATGGATTGGCCCTTGCCTTTGCTTTGTAATTAAAGTGCGAGTTCATTGAAGCAAAACTTTTAAACAGCTTCACATATGCATTCTCAATCCTCAAGAATTGTTGGCACTGTTGAATGTGAAGGTTATAGTTCACTGTGTTACTGTCCTTGTTCTTTTTCCTCATTCATACTGattaaaaacattcactttttattcCAAGTTGACAGCCTTTCTTGTCTTTTTGGCTGGCTGAATTGTACACAAGGAAAGCGTCCTTTTTGTCAACATACTGCAgcttattaaaaactttttaaacagtAAATGGCGCACAAATGACAGCTATTGATTGACTATGAAAttcaggtcttgaagaccaagtgccagaacccatcaggattattcagtgccgTCATGAAGgtgacatatataaattaatgatatgattgataatgaataggtgaatgatgacatactagtaaaattcagtgttaaaataagaacgtaaaaaataaagaatgatattagatagaaccaacaaaaaataagtatatattaaacttttatattcaaaatatatacttagtataagaataaatggctaaaatctttattaaatatactgaaatcatatcccattaaaataaccagattctttcagataacccataaggttatctacctcaatgtcatcatttaaaatttctaaaacagtcttcccagttagtaggtactgtactttgccctaaggcgattaaatttaggacagtgcaccagcatggtGCTCAATGGATACCTGGCCACCACAGTGAACACAaattggggcactggctccctctaaaatatagctatgagtgaagagggtatggccaatcctaagccgtgttaggatgatctcaaattttccattatgattaaaacccgaactccaaaaatcgatactttttctgatatttctttacttcctatttgtggataaaatggggaagtccatctctgctgccattttctacgaatgtatcgtctgataactggacgcaaatcaaatgtggcaccttattagttaagaaatcacgttttgcagcatcctttgctttactatcagccagttcattcccttctagaccagtgtgcccaggaatccaacaaaactttactgatttgtggtgaacagaaagataaaaaagccattcctgagccttttgaat
Coding sequences:
- the LOC136831404 gene encoding uncharacterized protein isoform X2, translated to MDKVKEIYLEKLTLEGIEGHLPEGYQQQLLDNACQGHQLPSTFILGRVNELSDKVMLKGYVKKLMVLKEVIADDSEGKLIRVTLYKDYAEAIDCIMKKWGSSKKLWIALSDAAIGKYMGLGAIEKWCPLCIHAGYAGFRPQIWLFRECTGSVAEQLYPPQTNGALRMANATSEKTFTPLKQCVIGSKYNVMAVVSEVVKYPSITRIGKLHMMFGIADQSCPVVDGCIKDILLQVFTTNTPEVRNILDQINTGDIVRLRGLMMENYKDAIRAKIFNENQLIVFSGDPENDIVPYTVHCSYFLTGYVQCTERKN
- the LOC136831404 gene encoding uncharacterized protein isoform X1 — its product is MDKVKEIYLEKLTLEGIEGHLPEGYQQQLLDNACQGHQLPSTFILGRVNELSDKVMLKGYVKKLMVLKEVIADDSEGKLIRVTLYKDYAEAIDCIMKKWGSSKKLWIALSDAAIGKYMGLGAIEKWCPLCIHAGYAGFRPQIWLFRECTGSVAEQLYPPQTNGALRMANATSEKTFTPLKQCVIGSKYNVMAVVSEVVKYPSITRIGKLHMMFGIADQSCPVVDGCIKDILLQVFTTNTPEVRNILDQINTGDIVRLRGLMMENYKDAIRAKIFNENQLIVFSGDPENDIVPYTVHCSYFLTGECETIFGERFQ